Genomic DNA from Salvia miltiorrhiza cultivar Shanhuang (shh) chromosome 1, IMPLAD_Smil_shh, whole genome shotgun sequence:
AGGTTCTCGCCGTACGGCCCCATCGAGTGCTCCATCTCGCAGTCCCCGTAGCGCTGCTGGGCGTAGCGGAGGGCGTAGTCGGCCACGCTGTCGTTCCACGCGAGTGGCTGGACGCCCACCTCCGCTCGTGCGCGGTTGTGGGCGTCCAGGAAGTCCTGTGGCGAGTTCTGTTGGGCGGGATCGATGGCGCCGGCGGTGATCAGGGAAAATAGGAGGAGGGAGAGGGTGGAGGAATCCATATTTCTGTGCTGCTTCTTTTGTTATGTTGGTGTATTTATAGAGATAAAATAATTGGTATCATGTCTggaaatattttaattttaattaattggagGGAAAAAGTTACGGGCAGAAATGAGAAATCATTATTCATcctttaaaaaggaaaaaaaaaatcaagataaAGAATGTATCATCATGAAATGTTAATGTTGATTTTGACTATGCTTGAGATTTGAGATTATATATTGATTGATGTTTTCTACATTTATGTATCAGCTAATAAAGCTGCTCATAATAGTCTAATTCAGTTGTTAAATTTTGCTGATGGCTAATATTTAGACCCTCGATTTTCCTAATACATGacatatatttgaaatataaaatttctCGGTCTTCTATCttgaaaaaggaaaacatgtcaTCATTATAAAAAGAAGTATATAATCACGAATTGAGACGCTATTTGTGGATTGAGACGCTATttgaaaaaatgatttattaattttatttttcaggcAAATTTTCAACCTGGCCTTTTCAAATTGAAACGATCAGAATAGTTGTCTACATCGATACAGAAAAGATGAACGTAATATTAGGGTCACCTTGAAAAAGATTAAGGCTATTGTGTATATTTGTATTTgcatattttgattcaatattggGTGATGATGTTGATTGGCATGTGGCAAAAAAATAATGCGTCTCGTGAATGATGCTGAtttaattttcatgattttatctttcatgtttgtttgttttttttttgaggggggattttatctttcattttaataatttagGTTTCAtctaaccagggggcttagcccactggtcaccgggtcctcacttaagtgaagtgacccgggttcgatccctcttgggagcgaattggagattggagatataaggtggattttggtgaatggagagataaggtggttcttggagtggatgaggaactaattactaacatctaacatgactttgtccgatcaaaaaaaaaaaaaaaaaaaaaaaattaggtttCATCCAAATACGTACCATACACTTGGTTGTTTGCCACCATAACATACGAGTGCAAATCCACGAGTCATATTCTGCTACTTTATATGATTATATCTAATAATTACAACAACCGGCCttcaccaaaaataaaatctggaactcaaaaagaaaatctGGAAGCTACCTTAAAAATCTTAGTATAATCTCCCAACTTCgtaattaaattatttgtaaaaggtcaagattTTGTTGTTAagtgttagaaatggatattgagtTCATTCCTCCCTTATAAAGCCTTACAAGAGAGAGGGTTGTCTCATcttataaagtggctcatgccattatctccaatccaatgtgggacacttcaatattaagtgttttttttttttcgtatgTATTTGTAGCTTTAATTtagttaaaatatatatattcaacattgtgatatttttgaaaaaggAATTTTATCGAGAATAGCTAGCTACTACATTGTAGGTGAAAGAGTTACACCCGGCGCACCAATTAGATTggtcattttatttatatgtaaattCAATCTCATtggaatttatattaataaaggcATTTACTTATCTaatgtatttgtttttaataacTTATGCGATTTAGATGAAGTCCTTAGACCATAAAGAGTTATAAGATATGATCACGCATATGATGGTGAttatgaaatatgtctttgaaGCTTTGGTCTTAAAATAGTTCCGAGTGAAATAACTATTCAAGAAAAGGATATTGAATTGTTGGAAATAGCTCGCACATATGATACATACTCATAAGATGAGAATGTTGCGTTTCATCAACATTAACGTAGTTGACG
This window encodes:
- the LOC131017953 gene encoding basic form of pathogenesis-related protein 1-like, with translation MDSSTLSLLLFSLITAGAIDPAQQNSPQDFLDAHNRARAEVGVQPLAWNDSVADYALRYAQQRYGDCEMEHSMGPYGENLAEGWGRLSAVDAVGMWVSEKSCYDYASNSCVGDECLHYTQVVWRDSTHLGCARRQCRNGWLFVICSYDPPGNYVGQRPY